A single genomic interval of Hyalangium ruber harbors:
- a CDS encoding YtxH domain-containing protein: protein MLFAKKAKWAAKSGLYRKLLAEKIINDIPRFAKDKWDDFDADDVLRHIGLTTTKPVKSSLGGLGAFIIGAAVGSVVALMLAPTPGVDLRTQVKDKAMGYLNKQNINLGQEKTANA, encoded by the coding sequence ATGCTGTTCGCGAAGAAGGCGAAGTGGGCTGCCAAGAGCGGCCTGTACCGGAAGCTGCTGGCGGAGAAGATCATCAACGACATTCCACGGTTCGCCAAGGACAAGTGGGATGACTTCGACGCCGATGACGTGCTGCGCCATATCGGTCTCACCACCACCAAGCCGGTGAAGAGCAGCCTGGGCGGTCTGGGCGCGTTCATCATCGGCGCGGCCGTGGGCAGTGTGGTGGCCCTGATGCTGGCGCCCACGCCCGGCGTGGATCTGCGTACCCAGGTCAAGGACAAGGCCATGGGCTACCTGAACAAGCAGAACATCAACCTTGGCCAGGAGAAGACGGCCAACGCCTGA
- a CDS encoding type VI immunity family protein has translation MRESRGPGVDVLADSPEVSVTRCALGLTLYLDEPFVWASEGARALLECYLQLAPREALSWYTTSTLDAWHRFTPEAAESILESLPVPWSEERVRHLFTFRLADELGAPGLGFLYKEMDAARGRRGFLQLLLPERHDPKDLLRLANEIGERWPVLCGVGGYMGTWNEWLKPTAFWSLLRWSKRFLGLDIQDPDPMCWFAADGLPGSNWLTLVGDGLAERIGLDVPALQAQRWTEGTRVHALRRATLIQAGAAPTLGDVNALSYPAAYAEVARVLEPYFVKEAPEYWGGFHEEKKTAQWLRRLVYPEDLR, from the coding sequence ATGCGAGAGTCGCGTGGCCCAGGGGTCGACGTGCTCGCGGACAGTCCCGAGGTGAGCGTGACTCGCTGCGCGCTGGGGCTGACGCTGTACCTGGACGAGCCTTTCGTCTGGGCGAGCGAAGGCGCCCGGGCCCTGCTCGAGTGCTACCTGCAGCTGGCGCCGAGGGAGGCGCTGTCCTGGTACACCACCTCGACGCTCGATGCGTGGCACCGCTTCACGCCGGAGGCGGCCGAGAGCATCCTGGAGTCGCTGCCCGTGCCCTGGTCCGAGGAGCGCGTTCGCCACTTGTTCACCTTCCGTCTGGCGGACGAGCTCGGGGCTCCCGGACTGGGCTTCCTATATAAGGAGATGGATGCGGCCCGGGGGCGGCGGGGCTTCCTCCAACTGCTGCTGCCCGAGCGGCATGACCCGAAGGATCTGCTGCGGCTGGCGAACGAGATCGGCGAGCGCTGGCCCGTGCTTTGTGGCGTGGGTGGCTACATGGGCACCTGGAACGAGTGGCTCAAGCCCACCGCGTTCTGGAGCCTGCTTCGCTGGAGCAAGCGCTTCCTGGGGCTCGATATCCAGGATCCGGATCCCATGTGCTGGTTCGCCGCCGACGGGTTGCCTGGCAGCAACTGGCTGACGCTCGTGGGAGATGGCCTCGCCGAGCGGATCGGGCTGGACGTGCCGGCCCTCCAGGCGCAGCGGTGGACGGAGGGCACTCGGGTCCATGCGCTGCGGCGGGCCACGCTCATCCAGGCGGGTGCCGCGCCCACGCTGGGAGATGTCAACGCGCTGAGCTACCCCGCCGCCTACGCGGAGGTGGCTCGGGTGCTGGAGCCCTACTTCGTGAAGGAGGCGCCCGAGTACTGGGGCGGCTTCCACGAGGAGAAGAAGACGGCGCAGTGGCTGCGGCGCCTCGTCTACCCCGAGGACCTGCGCTGA
- a CDS encoding DUF2169 family type VI secretion system accessory protein gives MNTPELHNATSSTVALVPQLGMDGGNLVVVLIKELFSIEPGSARVTRVGGAEVRYADEPWDKDKPEASSVKLPADVCIRKPSTDVVVVGHAMSKGGEPVKQLDVHVEVGPVAKSLRVFGTRVWYKGALGLTLGPPEPFTSLPLRWEYAYGGVDASDPSKPPLEEPRNPLGRGVTRDSNALVHQLGPQIEDPADLISTVRTKPAPAGVGALGRHWEPRRRYTGTMDERWMKERMPLLPLDFDERHHQLATPALICPEYLKGSEMVRLLNLSAEGLYQFALPKLHFGVSARTDRTNTEYRPVLDTVLLRPSDEQTLELTWRTVVPVPRPSRRLEYIQVVEKEPV, from the coding sequence GTGAACACGCCCGAGCTGCACAACGCCACGAGCTCCACGGTGGCCCTGGTCCCCCAGCTGGGAATGGACGGGGGCAACCTGGTGGTGGTCCTCATCAAGGAGCTGTTCTCGATCGAGCCGGGCAGCGCACGGGTGACGCGCGTCGGTGGCGCGGAGGTGCGCTACGCCGACGAGCCCTGGGACAAGGACAAGCCCGAGGCCTCCAGCGTGAAGCTCCCGGCGGACGTGTGCATCCGCAAGCCCTCCACGGACGTGGTGGTGGTGGGCCACGCCATGAGCAAGGGCGGCGAGCCGGTGAAGCAGCTCGACGTCCACGTGGAGGTGGGGCCCGTCGCCAAGAGCCTGCGCGTGTTCGGAACCCGCGTCTGGTACAAGGGCGCCCTCGGGCTGACGCTCGGTCCGCCCGAGCCCTTCACGAGCCTGCCCCTGCGCTGGGAGTACGCCTACGGCGGCGTGGACGCGAGCGATCCCAGCAAGCCGCCGCTGGAGGAGCCCCGCAACCCCCTGGGCCGTGGCGTCACGCGCGACTCGAATGCCCTGGTTCATCAGCTTGGCCCGCAGATCGAGGATCCGGCCGATCTGATCTCCACGGTGCGGACGAAACCCGCGCCCGCGGGGGTAGGGGCGCTGGGGCGCCACTGGGAGCCTCGCCGGCGCTACACCGGGACAATGGACGAGCGGTGGATGAAGGAGCGCATGCCGCTGCTACCCCTGGACTTCGACGAGCGCCACCACCAGCTCGCCACGCCCGCGCTGATCTGCCCCGAGTACCTCAAGGGGAGCGAGATGGTGCGCCTGCTCAACCTCTCGGCCGAGGGGCTGTATCAGTTCGCCCTGCCCAAGCTGCACTTCGGCGTGAGCGCCCGCACGGATCGCACCAACACCGAGTACCGGCCGGTGCTGGACACAGTGCTGCTGCGGCCCTCGGACGAGCAGACGCTGGAGCTGACGTGGCGCACCGTGGTGCCCGTGCCCCGGCCCTCGCGCCGCCTGGAGTACATCCAGGTCGTCGAGAAGGAGCCGGTGTGA